In the Aquimarina spinulae genome, TACATTACAATCTGCTACACTAAAACTGCAAGGCGATCAAGTAAACGCTTTGGTAAGTTCCTGGTTAGGCACTGTACAGTGGATAGGAACCTCAACTTTTCGTAAATATCATAAACGAAAAAACTGGTTTATCGGGATCTACGAACTAGATCTTATACACATAGAGAAAATAACCGAAAACGATATTATATTTCAAACGATGCGAAGTTCGGGCCCGGGAGGTCAGCATGTAAATAAGGTAAATTCTGCAGTTAGAGCTACACATAAACTTACAGGTACAAGTGTAGTGGTAATGGATAGTCGTTCACAACATCAAAATCGAAAAATTGCTGTCGAACGATTACAAAACAAAGTAGCCGAGGCACAGTTAGAACAATTAAAAAAATCGGTCTCAGACGAATGGGAAAACCACTTAAATGTTCAACGTGGTAACCCGATTAGAGTATTTAAAGGAACTGATTTCAAAAAGAAAAAAGTGACAAAATCCTTTAAAAACAAAAGAAATCAATTAAAAAATGATTTACACAATCAATTAAAAAATTAGAAAATGAGTAATTTACTAGACAAATATTTATTTCAGGCATTAGACGCTTATCCTTATAACTTAGAGGAAGCTGTAGAATCTTTGAACTATGCATTGTCTTATGATGAAAAAAATCCAATTGCGTTAAGTCTTTTGGGTCAGATATATGCAGAAAGTTTAAAGAACTATGAGGTTGCAAAAGAGTACTATCAACAGGCTTTAGCAGAAGACATGTATGCATTAGATGTATATCCTAAGTATATCAATGTCTTACTTTGGAATGAAGACTATGAAGAAGCCGAAAAACTAGTCGACTTTGCCCTAACCGTAAAGGGAACAGATAAGGCGATGTTATATCTAAAAAAAGGAATTC is a window encoding:
- the prfH gene encoding peptide chain release factor H, whose product is MNQKIIQITAGRGPAECCWVVAQVLKYFLDDIRQTRITYSIIQRVKGIENGTLQSATLKLQGDQVNALVSSWLGTVQWIGTSTFRKYHKRKNWFIGIYELDLIHIEKITENDIIFQTMRSSGPGGQHVNKVNSAVRATHKLTGTSVVVMDSRSQHQNRKIAVERLQNKVAEAQLEQLKKSVSDEWENHLNVQRGNPIRVFKGTDFKKKKVTKSFKNKRNQLKNDLHNQLKN
- a CDS encoding tetratricopeptide repeat protein → MSNLLDKYLFQALDAYPYNLEEAVESLNYALSYDEKNPIALSLLGQIYAESLKNYEVAKEYYQQALAEDMYALDVYPKYINVLLWNEDYEEAEKLVDFALTVKGTDKAMLYLKKGILFEQKKNYKKALKCLKLAKENAYNNHFINDIKEEEERIKNKMPKQKKAKDKSSSKKKTKKS